GATCCTCTCCAACCGCCGTTTTTTCATGCCTGGTTCAAATCGGTTTTGTGCTGCGCAGCGTCGGCGGCGGGGCCGCTACTGCTGTGGGGGTTCAAGCTGCCGGCTTTGCCGATATCGCGATATTCCTGGCGCAGTTTTTCAAGCTCTTTACGGTCCAGGCCGTCCAGGCTCAACACGGCGTTCTGCGCATCCTTGGACACACGCAACAGCTCGTCGATCTTGATGTGCAGGATGTCATTGTCGCGGTTCTGGGTGTTCTGGATCAGAAACACCATCAGGAAGGTGATGATGGTGGTCGAGGTGTTGATGATCAGTTGCCAGGTGTCGTTGTAATGAAAGTACGGCCCGCTCAGGCTCCACGCCAGAATCAACGCCACCGCTGTGTAGAACGTCCGGGGGCTGCCGGCCCAGCGCGATAGGGTTTGGGAGATTGCGGAGAATTTCATGACCGTTTTCCTCGTAAAGGGTGATGAGAATTCTGACCGCAGGCACTCGCTGAAATTTCTTTTTACAACTTTGCGGTTGGGCAACGTATGCGTTTTTCCGTCTGGGCTTCAGGAACGGGCCTACGGCGCCGCGCAATTTCGAGCGCAAGACTGGGTTTTCAACGGTTATTCGACGGTGCCTCTTTTATTCGCGGGCCTGTTCCAACCCCAGGATCAAAAGGCCAGTTTTGCCTGGCCGCGATCTTCCAGCGTCAACAAGTACTGCTTGGCCTCAAGCCCACCGGCAAACCCCGTCAGCGCTCCCGAAGCCCCCACTACGCGGTGACAGGGTGCAATGATCGAGATGGGGTTACGCCCATTTGCCGCCCCTACGGCGCGCACGGCGTTTGGGTTGCCGATCTGCTGCGCTATCTGGCTGTAGCTGCGGGTTTCGCCAAACGGAATGGTCAGCAAAGCCTGCCAGACTTGCTTCTGAAAATCAGTGCCGTAGAAATCCAGTTCCAACTCGAAACGGTTGCGCGTGCCAGCGAAATACTC
Above is a genomic segment from Pseudomonas sp. R5-89-07 containing:
- a CDS encoding low affinity iron permease family protein; amino-acid sequence: MKFSAISQTLSRWAGSPRTFYTAVALILAWSLSGPYFHYNDTWQLIINTSTTIITFLMVFLIQNTQNRDNDILHIKIDELLRVSKDAQNAVLSLDGLDRKELEKLRQEYRDIGKAGSLNPHSSSGPAADAAQHKTDLNQA
- a CDS encoding methylated-DNA--[protein]-cysteine S-methyltransferase; this encodes MPYAYKLMPSPVGRLTLVARNGKLGAVLWETERDNRVRLGDLHEANDSPVLMETERQLAEYFAGTRNRFELELDFYGTDFQKQVWQALLTIPFGETRSYSQIAQQIGNPNAVRAVGAANGRNPISIIAPCHRVVGASGALTGFAGGLEAKQYLLTLEDRGQAKLAF